Proteins encoded by one window of Mycoplasma capricolum subsp. capricolum ATCC 27343:
- a CDS encoding CinA family protein, producing the protein MSLKKLVKLLIKTNLTISTCESFTGGLFSNLITNIKNSSKIFYGSFVCYQTIFKEDILNIDKQVIKKDGVISFECAKEMLIKTYKLTKTNIVVSFTGNAGPNSMENKPVGLAYIGVFYNNDIKVFKFKPKFVISRKFFKKRAIKFIVKKINQIVLF; encoded by the coding sequence ATGAGTTTAAAAAAATTAGTTAAATTATTAATTAAAACTAATTTAACAATTTCAACTTGTGAATCATTTACTGGTGGATTATTTAGTAATTTAATTACTAATATTAAAAATAGTTCAAAGATTTTTTATGGGTCATTTGTTTGTTATCAAACTATTTTTAAAGAAGATATTTTAAATATAGATAAACAAGTTATTAAAAAAGATGGTGTTATTTCTTTTGAGTGTGCAAAAGAAATGCTTATAAAAACTTATAAGCTAACAAAAACAAATATTGTAGTTAGTTTTACTGGTAATGCTGGTCCTAATAGCATGGAAAATAAACCTGTAGGTTTAGCTTATATTGGTGTTTTTTATAATAATGATATTAAAGTTTTTAAATTTAAACCTAAATTTGTAATATCTAGAAAGTTCTTTAAAAAAAGAGCTATTAAATTTATTGTAAAAAAAATTAATCAAATAGTTCTTTTTTAA
- the recA gene encoding recombinase RecA: MNTELQKIEDNGLKESEMWNSKELKEAIKEIEKMFGKGSIMVLGQSDNLNVETFSSGSLLLDNALGIGGYPKGRIIEIYGPESSGKTTLSLHAICEIQKLGGIAAFIDAEHSLDPKYCHNLGIDTNKLLVSQPDNGEQALDILEMLINSNSIDLIIVDSVAALVPKTELEGEMSDQSIGLQARMMSKALRKLNGLIAKSNTTVIFINQLREKIGVIFGNPETTTGGKALKFFSSIRLEVRKSENILSNSEIIGNKIKIKIVKNKTAIPFKTATISLLYNKGIDKIGELVDLLVSYEIIEKSGVWYFYQNEKIGQGKTSVIQWLNADENRTNELVQQVKKIIEQKE; the protein is encoded by the coding sequence ATGAATACAGAATTACAAAAAATAGAAGATAATGGTTTAAAAGAATCAGAAATGTGAAATTCAAAAGAACTAAAAGAAGCTATTAAAGAAATTGAAAAAATGTTTGGCAAAGGTTCTATTATGGTTCTTGGTCAAAGTGATAATTTAAATGTTGAAACCTTTTCATCAGGATCGCTTTTATTAGATAATGCTTTAGGAATTGGTGGTTATCCTAAAGGAAGAATTATTGAAATTTATGGTCCTGAGTCATCTGGAAAAACTACTTTATCACTACATGCTATTTGTGAAATTCAAAAATTAGGAGGAATTGCTGCTTTTATTGATGCAGAACATTCATTAGATCCAAAATATTGTCATAATTTAGGAATTGATACTAACAAATTATTAGTTAGTCAACCAGATAATGGTGAACAAGCATTAGATATTTTAGAAATGTTAATTAATTCAAATAGTATTGATTTAATTATTGTTGATTCAGTAGCTGCTTTAGTTCCAAAAACTGAATTAGAGGGTGAAATGAGCGATCAGTCAATTGGACTACAAGCAAGAATGATGTCAAAAGCTTTGAGAAAGTTAAATGGTTTAATTGCAAAATCTAATACAACTGTGATTTTTATTAATCAATTGAGAGAAAAAATTGGAGTTATTTTTGGAAATCCAGAAACTACAACAGGTGGTAAAGCTTTAAAGTTTTTTTCATCAATTAGATTAGAAGTTAGAAAATCAGAAAATATTCTTTCAAATTCAGAAATTATTGGTAATAAAATTAAAATAAAAATTGTTAAAAATAAAACTGCTATTCCTTTTAAAACTGCAACCATATCACTTTTATATAATAAAGGTATTGATAAAATTGGTGAATTAGTTGATTTATTAGTAAGTTATGAAATTATTGAAAAATCTGGTGTTTGGTATTTTTATCAAAACGAAAAAATAGGACAAGGAAAAACTAGTGTTATTCAGTGATTAAATGCTGATGAAAATAGAACTAATGAACTAGTACAACAAGTTAAAAAAATAATAGAACAAAAAGAATAA
- a CDS encoding MAGa4850 family ICE element protein, translating to MGHFKELKNAIDEKDFKYLEWINFKLDFLKTYQSKKYDQLNEKGLSVIFQTKLVIGLSWFEKLKSQKIFLEVFMCLKSLKQAVKKESLLELGFKSTTLKCVIKKMLKWKILDNQAYQKDKTIKLRKKVLKTKTDKKFWILKGEKIVKFFLLNGLSSTIVILASNYCYKKAKNKDSKLQNSNKKWAVIQNAYFDCLKVSRSFIWKSFKRLVEFLKANYKSLITVIRKRPTNWITKKTVTGKNKKIKVGRKFITERFISKEVKKIFQSYKFFGYNSTN from the coding sequence ATGGGACACTTTAAGGAATTGAAAAACGCTATTGATGAAAAAGATTTTAAGTATCTTGAATGAATAAATTTTAAGCTTGACTTTTTAAAAACATATCAATCTAAAAAATATGATCAACTAAATGAAAAAGGTTTATCAGTAATTTTTCAAACTAAGTTAGTTATTGGTTTAAGTTGATTTGAAAAATTAAAATCTCAAAAAATATTTTTAGAAGTCTTTATGTGTTTAAAGAGTTTAAAACAAGCTGTTAAAAAAGAAAGTTTATTAGAGCTTGGTTTTAAAAGCACAACTTTAAAATGTGTTATTAAAAAAATGCTAAAGTGAAAAATTTTAGATAATCAAGCTTATCAAAAAGATAAAACTATTAAACTTAGAAAAAAAGTTTTAAAAACTAAAACTGATAAAAAGTTTTGGATTTTAAAAGGAGAAAAGATTGTTAAATTTTTCTTATTAAATGGATTAAGTTCAACAATTGTTATTCTTGCTAGTAACTATTGTTACAAAAAAGCAAAAAATAAAGATTCAAAACTACAAAATTCAAACAAGAAGTGAGCAGTAATTCAAAATGCTTATTTTGATTGTTTAAAAGTTAGTAGAAGCTTTATTTGAAAAAGTTTTAAAAGGCTTGTTGAATTTTTAAAAGCAAATTATAAGAGCTTGATTACTGTTATTAGAAAAAGACCAACTAATTGAATTACTAAAAAAACTGTAACTGGAAAAAATAAAAAAATAAAAGTAGGGCGCAAGTTTATAACAGAGCGTTTTATTTCAAAAGAAGTAAAAAAAATTTTTCAATCATATAAATTTTTTGGTTATAACTCAACAAATTAA